GGCGGAGGCTACCGACGGCGGCTGCGGGCGGGCGGCGGTTTCGACGAGCTCCACGGGCAGAACCTGCGCGAGGCGGTGGACGAGACGAGCAGGTGGCGCAACGTCGAGGGCGGCTTCTGGGTGGCCGAGGCCGACCCCGTCGCCGCGTACCGGGCCGTCGTGCGGAGCTGGCCACGACCCCGGGTCGAGTCCGCGCTGCTCGCCAGTGACGGAGTCTCCGGCGGGGTCGAGCAGTACGACAGCTACCCGGACTGGCCCGCGCTGTTGAGCCACGCGCACGAGCAGGGTCCGCAGGCCGTGCTGGACCGGGTGCGCGCGGCCGAGGACTCCGACCCGGACGGCTCGCACTGGCCGCGCCCCAAAAAGCACGACGACCAGGCGCTGGTCGTGGTCGATTTCGAACACGACGAGTAATCTCCTCCGCTCCGAACCGACCACGAGGGGACACGCACCGGAGGTTGCCCCGCATGGCGCTGATCCACGGCACCGTCTACACGGACGGTAGACGGCAGGAGGACTACCGCACCCTGGAGGAGACGCTGAGCCGGCTGCGTCACTCCGAGTCCGCCGCCGACAGCTTCGGTTGGATCGATCTGTACGAACCGGAGCACTCCGAGCTGGAGGAGCTGGGCAGGGAGTTCGACCTGCACCACCTCGCGCTGGAGGACGCGGCGGTGGCTCACCAACGTCCGAAGCTGGATCACTACGGGGAGACGTCGTTCCTGGTGCTGCGCCCAGCCGAGTACCGGGAGAACACCGAGAACGTGGTGCTCGGGGAACTGCACGCCTTCATCGGCTCGGACTTCGTCATCACCTCCCGCAGGAGCGGGAGCCCGGACCTCGGGACCGTGGCCCACCGGCTCGAGCAGCAGCCGCACCTGCTGTCCAGTGGCCCGGCCGCGGTGTTGTACGCGCTCGTCGACCGCGTGGTGGACGACTACCTGCCCGTGGAACGGGGGGTGCAGAACGACCTGGACGAGATCGAGGACGAGGTGTTCGGCGGCGAACCGGCCGTGTCCAAGCGGATATATCGCCTCTCCAGGGAAGTGATCGAGTTCCAGCGGGCGACCGGACCGCTCATGAACGTGCTGGACGGGCTGAGCAACACCTTCGCCGAGCTGCGGGACGGGGTCGAGCTCAGTCGACACCTGCGCGACGTTCGCGACCACGCCGCCGACGTCGTCGAGCGGGTGGAGTCGCACCGACAGCTGCTCTCCAACGTCCTCACGGTCAACTCGACGTTGCACTCCCAGCGGCAGAACGAACAGGCCACCAGGCTCACCGAGACCAGCCTGCGGCAGAACGAGGACATGAAGCGGATCTCCTCCTGGGCCGCCATCCTGTTCACCCCCACGCTGGTGGGCACCGTCTACGGGATGAACTTCACCCACATGCCCGAGCTGAGCTGGCCGTTCGGCTATCCGATGGCGTTGGTGCTGATGCTGTTCGTGGCGGTGACCCTGTACTTCGTGTTCCGCGCTCGCGACTGGCTGTGATCGTCGAGATTGATCAAAAAAAATCTCTTCCCCTAGAGACATTTGCGGTCCTACCTAGTAGACTTGGGCACGTCCACCTGACCCCCAGGGGTGGACTTGGCGCCCCCGCACTCCCGGTGACCCCCAGGCCGGTTGAGAGCGGGGGCGCACCTTTTTCCCTGGTCGTCACCTGTCCGACTGAGTAAGGCGGCCGTCACCCGGATTCGCCGAGTGCGTCTCCGGGACACGTGCCATGCTCCGAACCACCCCCGGAACAGGGGAGCTGAAAGCCTCACCCGCTCGGTGGGCGAACGAACCCGCGAACGCGGTCCCGACCCGACACGACCCCCGAAACTCACTCGATCGAGTGAAGTACCGGAACTACACAGGCCCCTGACTCGTCAGTTCTGTAAGGAAAGCCGGAGGTTTTTCACAAGCGGAGGCCCACCATGAACATGCACGCGCGGATCGAGCTGTTCGGCGGTCCGGAGGACGGCCGCGAGATCACACTTCCCGTGAGCGCCGAGGGAGAACCACTGTCCCCCCTGCCTGTCCCCGCCCCGCGCGGCTCGGGAGAGGACGAGGGAGTGGCCTGGTACGAACGACACCACCACCGGGGGCGCGGCATGTGGATCTACAAGTACGCGAACTCCCGCTCGGCCCAGCAGAGCGAACTCCCCTGATCCGGCTCTCCTGAACGGCACACTAGCCTTCAGCGTGCGAGGAAGTTCCCCGCGATTCCTCCGCCCCCTTCGACTCGCTTCCCGCCGTCGGCGCGTCGTCCGCCTCCTCGGGAGGCAACCGGGTCAACTTCTCCCCCTCGGCGGTGGGAACCCGACGCACGCTGGCGAGCAGTTCTGGCTCCGGGAGGCTCCCGTCCGACTCACGCAGCAGCACCGACACATCACCACTGGCCTCGAGTACCACGGCGCCCACCTGGTCGAAGTTGGTGACTCCGGCGAGCCGCAACTTCGACAACAGATCGTTCCGGGTCAACTGCGCCCTGGACAGGCTCTCCTCCAGAACCGTCGCCCCTTCCATCAACAACAGCGGCCAGTTGTCGACCACCCCCTCCCACCGCCTGCGCCCACGCAGCCACGCGATCAAGCCCTGCACGGAGAACAACACCGCGAGTGCGAGCACCCCCTGGGCCAGCGGGGTCGTCCCGCTCACCGCCGTGGTGGCGACCATGGAGCCGAAGGCCACGGTGGCGGCCATGTCGAAGTTGGTCATCTGGGCGAAGGAGCGCAGCCCCGCTAGGCGGGAGAACAGGATCAGCGCCAGGTACATGACGACGGTCCCGAGAAGCACCAGCGCGAGCGACTTCCAGGACGTGTCGAGGGCTTCGGGAAGCATTTCTCCTCCTCGTGCC
This genomic stretch from Actinopolyspora halophila DSM 43834 harbors:
- a CDS encoding protein phosphatase 2C domain-containing protein, with translation MTTVRTAEQPGAGPGGTSEDVVLVLRNAVAVLDGATSLRPTEHTGGWYAAELAEKLRPRLEAEGAELAESLATAISETATAHGLRPGSAPSSTVSILRWNESSVEALVLADSPAVVFTDSGAEVVSDDRLAELSVPHGGGYRRRLRAGGGFDELHGQNLREAVDETSRWRNVEGGFWVAEADPVAAYRAVVRSWPRPRVESALLASDGVSGGVEQYDSYPDWPALLSHAHEQGPQAVLDRVRAAEDSDPDGSHWPRPKKHDDQALVVVDFEHDE
- a CDS encoding magnesium and cobalt transport protein CorA — translated: MALIHGTVYTDGRRQEDYRTLEETLSRLRHSESAADSFGWIDLYEPEHSELEELGREFDLHHLALEDAAVAHQRPKLDHYGETSFLVLRPAEYRENTENVVLGELHAFIGSDFVITSRRSGSPDLGTVAHRLEQQPHLLSSGPAAVLYALVDRVVDDYLPVERGVQNDLDEIEDEVFGGEPAVSKRIYRLSREVIEFQRATGPLMNVLDGLSNTFAELRDGVELSRHLRDVRDHAADVVERVESHRQLLSNVLTVNSTLHSQRQNEQATRLTETSLRQNEDMKRISSWAAILFTPTLVGTVYGMNFTHMPELSWPFGYPMALVLMLFVAVTLYFVFRARDWL
- a CDS encoding DUF421 domain-containing protein, with the translated sequence MLPEALDTSWKSLALVLLGTVVMYLALILFSRLAGLRSFAQMTNFDMAATVAFGSMVATTAVSGTTPLAQGVLALAVLFSVQGLIAWLRGRRRWEGVVDNWPLLLMEGATVLEESLSRAQLTRNDLLSKLRLAGVTNFDQVGAVVLEASGDVSVLLRESDGSLPEPELLASVRRVPTAEGEKLTRLPPEEADDAPTAGSESKGAEESRGTSSHAEG